Proteins found in one Ctenopharyngodon idella isolate HZGC_01 chromosome 16, HZGC01, whole genome shotgun sequence genomic segment:
- the LOC127497619 gene encoding free fatty acid receptor 3-like, translated as MVWTVGLSNLVLAVYGFTLIIGLPANILAFYTFFQKIRQQSTPMDMLLLSLTVSDLILFFFLPIRMVEEANMKRTMPYFLCLLSVFIFYSVIGNSSLHLMAISVERYLGVAFPIKYKLKRNPRNAVIACVMFWVVSMAHGSIVYIIQYHDHLNPNITDPSKRNTCHEEFTTEQLKILLPFHLELSIVFFCIPFLICCFCYIKCICILFRLSKVHSKKRYRATGMALGTLLVFVITFMPNSISYVEGYVGGYSTKWKKYALLTSTLNACLNPLIFYFSSSALRETFKKVLQELVGRLLPLCCRSAPCCPLFNRGKSEERTQSSDDRFL; from the coding sequence ATGGTGTGGACAGTGGGTCTCAGTAACCTGGTGTTAGCGGTCTACGGATTCACGCTGATCATAGGCCTTCCCGCCAATATCTTGGCTTTTTACACCTTCTTCCAGAAGATCCGCCAGCAATCTACCCCAATGGACATGCTGTTACTCAGTTTAACAGTCTCTGACctgattttgttctttttcctgCCAATTCGCATGGTGGAGGAGGCCAACATGAAAAGGACGATGCCGTACTTCCTCTGCCTGCTGTCAGTTTTCATCTTCTACTCTGTCATCGGCAACAGCAGCTTGCACCTGATGGCCATCAGTGTGGAGCGATACTTGGGTGTAGCTTTCCCAATTAAATACAAGCTGAAACGCAACCCTCGAAATGCTGTGATAGCCTGCGtcatgttctgggtggtttccatGGCACACGGCAGCATTGTCTACATCATCCAATACCACGATCATTTGAACCCCAACATCACCGATCCATCAAAGCGTAACACCTGTCATGAAGAATTCACCACCGAGCAGCTCAAGATTCTCCTGCCGTTTCACCTAGAACTTTCTATTGTTTTCTTCTGCATTCCTTTCCTCATCTGCTGCTTCTGCTACATCAAGTGCATCTGCATACTTTTCCGTCTATCCAAAGTTCACTCCAAGAAGCGATATAGAGCCACCGGGATGGCGTTGGGAACGCTTCTGGTCTTTGTTATCACTTTTATGCCCAACAGCATCTCATATGTGGAGGGATATGTTGGCGGCTACAGtactaaatggaaaaaatatgcTCTGCTCACCAGCACGCTGAATGCATGTCTCAACCCTCTCATATTCTATTTCTCTTCTTCAGCACTCAGAGAGACTTTCAAGAAGGTGTTGCAGGAGCTGGTGGGGCGGCTCCTCCCTCTCTGCTGCCGCTCGGCTCCATGCTGCCCTTTATTTAACCGTGGGAAATCAGAGGAGAGAACACAAAGCTCTGATGACAGATTCCTCTAA